The Thermodesulfobacteriota bacterium genome includes a window with the following:
- a CDS encoding class I SAM-dependent methyltransferase, with product MTREAATAFDALAREYDAWYEKEPLLFAIELEAIRCVCPSPGRPSLEVGTGSGRFAAALGVEFGIDPSMTMLNLAKAKGVISVRAMGEAIPFRSETLTAVFILFALCFVQRPLNLFKECGRILRPGGRIVTACINKNSAWGKLYAEKKQAGHPLYRYATFYASTEVEGLLIAAGFKVERLYSTLLQPPGQVESMEYPRTGLLDEAGITLFLGKKC from the coding sequence ATGACGCGAGAGGCCGCTACGGCGTTTGATGCCTTGGCTCGTGAATATGATGCCTGGTATGAAAAGGAGCCGCTCCTTTTTGCTATAGAGCTGGAGGCGATAAGATGCGTCTGCCCTTCCCCGGGTAGGCCGTCGTTAGAAGTGGGAACGGGAAGCGGCCGTTTTGCCGCAGCCTTAGGGGTTGAGTTTGGAATTGACCCTTCCATGACTATGCTTAATCTGGCCAAGGCCAAGGGAGTTATATCCGTCCGGGCCATGGGGGAGGCTATTCCTTTCCGGAGTGAGACCCTTACCGCCGTCTTTATCCTTTTTGCATTGTGTTTTGTACAACGTCCCTTGAATTTATTTAAAGAATGCGGGCGGATTTTGAGGCCGGGGGGACGGATAGTCACCGCCTGCATTAATAAAAACAGCGCATGGGGCAAGCTCTATGCGGAAAAGAAGCAGGCCGGACACCCCTTATATAGATATGCCACTTTTTATGCTTCTACTGAGGTGGAAGGGTTGCTGATTGCAGCCGGATTCAAAGTGGAAAGATTATACTCGACCCTTTTGCAGCCACCGGGGCAGGTGGAGTCGATGGAGTATCCGAGAACCGGACTTTTAGACGAGGCAGGTATTACCCTTTTTTTAGGCAAAAAATGCTGA
- a CDS encoding Mrp/NBP35 family ATP-binding protein: MAEENGKSCSCDNARDAALAVQDEMIRDSLGKIKNILLVMSGKGGVGKSTVATNLAVGLSQSGYKVGLMDVDLHGPNIPRMLGVTGQPENLPGHRVGPVRYSNNLGIISIESVMSDKDQAVIWRGPVKISAIRQFLSDVEWGEMDYLIVDAPPGTGDEPLTVAQTIPEARAVIVTTPQEVSLADVRKSINFCREVKLEILGIVENMSGQKCPQCGHEISLFKSGGGERTARDMGIPFLGKIPIDPAVVTAGDAGKPYVLNTDNGVAAKAFKELIDKIISMSK, translated from the coding sequence ATGGCAGAGGAAAACGGAAAAAGTTGCAGTTGTGATAACGCGCGGGATGCGGCTCTGGCGGTTCAAGACGAGATGATAAGAGACTCGCTGGGTAAGATTAAAAATATCCTGCTGGTCATGAGCGGCAAAGGCGGCGTGGGCAAAAGCACGGTGGCCACGAATCTGGCGGTTGGCTTGAGCCAGTCCGGGTATAAAGTAGGCCTGATGGATGTTGACCTGCATGGGCCGAATATTCCACGGATGCTTGGGGTTACCGGGCAACCGGAGAATCTTCCGGGACATCGGGTTGGGCCGGTACGGTATTCGAATAACCTCGGGATTATTTCGATCGAATCAGTGATGAGCGATAAGGATCAGGCCGTAATTTGGCGCGGCCCGGTAAAAATTTCGGCAATTCGTCAATTTTTATCGGATGTGGAATGGGGTGAGATGGATTATCTGATTGTCGATGCTCCTCCGGGGACAGGGGATGAACCGTTGACTGTGGCCCAGACTATCCCGGAGGCCCGGGCAGTGATTGTGACCACTCCGCAGGAGGTCTCTTTGGCCGATGTCCGTAAATCCATAAATTTTTGCCGTGAGGTAAAGCTGGAGATACTGGGTATTGTGGAGAATATGAGCGGACAAAAATGTCCGCAGTGCGGGCATGAAATCTCGTTGTTTAAGAGCGGCGGCGGTGAGAGAACGGCCCGTGATATGGGGATACCGTTTTTAGGCAAAATACCCATTGATCCGGCGGTAGTGACGGCAGGCGATGCCGGCAAACCTTATGTGCTAAATACGGATAATGGCGTTGCGGCGAAGGCATTTAAGGAGCTGATTGATAAGATAATTTCGATGAGCAAATGA